Genomic window (Paenibacillus sp. PK3_47):
CGTTTCTTCGTTCGGCTCGGTGGCACGGTTGGCCAGCAGCGCCTCGTATTTGGATTCATACAGTGCCGGGCGCGGATTATCGGTCATGCCGCCGTCAACAGCTACATATTTGCGCACACCCGGTATTTCCTTGTTAGTTCCTACAGTATAAAGAGTTGTTCCTGCATCCCCGACAATACTGCGGCCCGGTTCAACCCAGATTTCCGGCAGTTTATCGCTGATTCCGGCAAAGTGTGTCTTCACCGCATCAGTGATTGCTGCAACATATTCCGATACCTGCAGCGGTGTGTCGCCGTCTACATACCGGATACCGAAGCCGCCGCCGAGATTGACGACCGGGAAATCCACGCTGAGATCTTCTTTCACTTTACGCGTAAATTCAGCGATCCGTTCTACAGCAAGCTGGAAGCCTTCCGTTTCAAAAATCTGCGATCCGATATGCGAATGCACACCCAGCAGCACCAGATTGGCCTGCTCTGATGCAAGGCGCACCGCTTCAAGTGCTGAACCGTTACCGATGTCAAATCCGAATTTTGAATCGGTCTGGCCTGTGGAAGCATAAGCATGATGGGCATGCGCCTCAACGCCCGGAGTCACGCGCAGCAGAATGTTAACGGATACTTCCTTGCTTGCCGCAATAGCCTGCAGCAGGCTGAGTTCCACCAGATTATCCACTACGAAGCAGCCGATGCCGGCATCAAGAGCCATTTCAATTTCGTCCGGTGTCTTGTTGTTGCCGTGGAAATGAATACGTTCCGCAGGAAATCCTGCCTGCAGAGCGGTATACAATTCACCGTCAGATACCACGTCAAGCGACAATCCTTCCTCATCAGCCAAACGGCACATCGCCATCACTGAAAAAGCCTTGCTGGCATAAGCGACCTGGAAGCCGAGACCGGATGCTTTGAACGCATCCATGTACTCGCGGCAGCGGCGCCGGACCAATTGCTCGTCCATTATATATAGCGGGGTACCATACTCCGCCTTCAGTTCTGTGACATCACACCCGCCGATTTCCAAATGCCCGGCATCATTGATTCGGCTCGTCCCGTGTAAAAACATTGCTCAATCCTCCAATTTCCGTGGAATATCCTATTCCACCCTGTCTATTGTATGTGATAGGGCTCCCTGGCGTTCCTGCTGATGCTCAGTGGTTACAGGAAACGCATAATGTCAGGAGCTATTTAGTGTATTCAGTATACCAGACAGAGGGAACACCAAAGAATGGATTAATTTGCAGTTGATTTGTATTTTCTTACGGCTGTTTCTCCTTATCCCCGACAGGCCGCATCCTTGTATTATCTCTTGTTTTGTTGAAGGATGGCCTTGTTTTGGAGCTGAGCACCGGCTGGCGCAGGATGATCGCTCCCATTGCTTTTGCATTAAAAGGTATGAACGGCCACAAATATGAAGAATTATATGACCGGTGTGTTGTCAGCAGAATGATAAGCAGCGTCGTGCCGATAACCAGTCCCTGTACCTGAAAAGCGGCCACGGCCAGCAGCAGCACAAGCCTGACAATCCGGTTGGCAAGCCCCAGCTCATAGCTTGGGGTTGCGAACATTCCGATCGAGGCAACCGCCATGTACAGAACCACCTCGTTAACAAACAGACCGGTCTGTACAGCAATGTCGCCGATCAGTATGGCAGCAATAAGGCCCATTGCCGAGCCGAGTGGAGTCGGCGTATGCACCGCTGCCATCCGCAGAAGATCAACCCCCAGCTCCACAATGAGGAACTGGGCCAGAATCGGAATTTTTGCACTCTTTTGCGGCCCGATGAATTCCAGCATCGCCGGCTTGAGCTCCGGATGAATAACCATCAGCATCCAGAGCGGCAGGATAAACAGGGAGGCAAATATCCCGATAAACCGCACCCAGCGCAGATAGGTTCCCATAAACGGTGTCTGCCGGTTCTCCTCCGCATGCTGGCACAAGTCAAAAAATGTGGTCGGCAGCACCATGACACTCGGTGAAGTATCCACGAAGACCACCACCCGGCCCTCCAGCAGATGTGAGGCTACCACATCCGGGCGCTCGGAGTACCTTACCATCGGGTAAGGATTCCAGCCTGCTCCGACGAGCGCCTCCTCCAGCTGCTTGTCGGACAGCGGAATGCCGTCCATATCAATGCTTTTGATTTTGTCCGTAACCGCCTTAACCTGGGCCTTGTCCACGATATCGTCGATATAGGCCACGCATACATCGGTTCTTGTCCGGCGGCCGACCTGGTGCATCTCATATTTCAGTCCGGGATCGCGGACACGCCTGCGCACCAGTGCCACGTTGCTGAGCAGCGTCTCTGTAAACCCGTCCCGCGCCCCCCGGACCACCCGTTCAATGGAGGGCTCGTCAGGGCTGCGGGAAGGATAAGAGCGGGTATCCATTATGATAACCTGGCTCTCGCCTTCTATGAAAAAGACGCTCATTCCGGTGAGGACCTTGTTGACCGCTTCGCTCAGGAGCTCTCCCTTTTCAACCTGCAGGTGAGGAATATACTCCGTCATGAAAGTGGCCAGCACATCCCCGGATACATTGTCCGGTGTCAAATAAGACAGGCGCTTCAGAATCTCGTCGATGATTGTGTCCTTGGCAAATCCGCTGATGCACAGCAGGGCCAGCTTCTGTCCGCCAAAGGACATTTCCCGGAACACAATATCAAAAGAAGAGCCGAGCCCCATCACTTCAGTCAAGGTACCTCTTGTTTTCTCAAGACTCGGCAAGATTTTATCTGTCCCCTGCCAGTAGATAACCGACTCCTCAAGGGAATTGGAGTATTCTTGATCGCGCTTCTTCTGATGCGGGTCTTTGGAGGCCCGGGATTTTTCTTCGTCCTGCTTTGCCTGCTTTCTGCTCTTTTTATGATGATTCTCCGGCTTCTGTTTCTTGGCTTCTGCCTCTTTGCCGCTGTCCCCTTGTGCCTGCTTATTCTGACGTCCGTCAGGCTCGTCATCCTCTTCCATATCCGAATCATCTCCGAATAACCGGGCGAAAAAACCCTTTTTCTCACCGCCTTCCTGTTCCTCTGTATCCTCTGCGCCCAGTTCATCCGCTGCTTCCATATCGCCCTGGCCGGACTTTCCTTCCGGGGAGTCCTCCGGTTCGGGATCGGTGCTGAACAGCTCTGCTAAAAAACCTTTTTTGCCCTTCGCCTGTGCTCCGGAATCCGCCTCTCCCGGACCCTTCTCTTGCTGCTCCTCACCGCCGTTTGCCTCTGCCGCCTCTCCATCACTGGCTGAAGTGCCCGCATAATCATCACTGGCTGAGGTTTGGATATCTTCGTGCCTGCCCGGATGCGTGTTACCTTCTTCTCCGGTCCCGTTCACCGGCGGTTCATCCGCCGTCTCTTTTTCCTTCTTATCCTCCATCTGGTCGCCGCTATGAATGTATTTCATTACTCCGTAACTCCTTTCATTTCTGTCCGTATGTTCATCTCTGGTACACAAACCAGTCAAACAAAGAACCTGCGACTTTCCCGCATACCATGGCCATCAACAGCCCGAACATATAATGTGTCATGTACAGGCGTTTGGCTAAAATCGGCAGAACATTCAGCACTTCCGTCAGCGCAGCTGCCAGCATGCCGATAAATATTCCGTCTAAAAGTCCTACCCCCAGTTCAACCAGCGGGCCCGAAGTGATGCTCCAGTTCCAGAAATCACTTACTGTACCGATCAAAGAGCCTCCGACCATTGCTCCTTCATACCAGTGCACTTTATTGTAAGAGGAAGTCAGCTGGGCCAGCCGGGGCACGATATCAAGGACGATAAATAGCGCGATCACCCCGCCGCCGACCGCAATCCCGCCTGCAATGCCCAGCAGCAGGTGTATTCCCAGCGTGACAGGTGCAGTCATGTCCCACCGCCTCCGGCAGAGGGTGGTTTCTCCCCGCTCAGGTTCATTTTGCTGTACTCTTCATGTACTACATAGTGATCGATATTTTTCTGGTACAGGAACATCTCCACTTCCAGCGGAGTCGGCTCCTCATTCCATTTTTTCTTGAACAGATGATTGAAAAAGATTACCATCCCGAATCCGATGCCCAGCGAATAAGCGATCTGGAAGACATAAGGATGCTCATCCCGCCGGCCGGTCAGCATCTCGACAATCCGGATGTGTACCTCCTGCATGCTGACATCGGCATGAAAGTTCATAATGGTCAGTGCCGATCCGAAAAAAAGCAGCAGCCATACCAGCACGAATAGGGCAATGGAAGGCTTGCGGACATCAGCTGCACTTTCCACCTGCACGATGGTTCGCCCCTCTCCGATCAGCTGGATATCCGCCCCGGGCAAAAACTCGTGAATCCGCGGAATGATCATCAGCAGATCGACCAGAATCAGATTGCCGTCACGGTGCTCCGGCTGCAGCAGCAGGATCGAATACAGGCGCTCTGTCCATTCGGGGACGGTGATTATATAAGCGACGTCACGGAGTGTCACGCCTTTTCCTTTGGGCACCATTATGCGGTTCTTGAGCTGTATATAAACGGCGGGAGCCGAATGAGTATTCATCCGTTTGTACCTCCTCTGGTTTGTCCTCAAAAGCGGAGTTGGAAGACAAGATTAACGGTAGTATGGGAGTAACGGCTTGTTTTTACTCAGCATGCCAAAAAACAGACCGGATTCTTTTGCAAAAAAAAGAGAATGTCTCCTTCAGCCTGCAGCTGAACGAAACATTCTCTTATGATACAAAAGCCCTGGGGCGGTCCCCTCAGGCTGGTATGAATGAACAGGCTTTACAGCTTTGCCGTCTCCCGGCTCTGCTGATTGGAAATAAAGAACAGCGCCGTCCAGATCAATGCGAATCCGGCAAGCTGCGGCAGGGTCACAAGCTGCTGATACACAATCCAGTTAATGATGATACCTGTCATCGGAAAGCTGAGTTCAGCCAGGGTGGCAAACGAAGCTTTTGTTGTGTTGAGTCCTTTGTAATACAGCAGCATGCTCAGCAGCCCGGGCAGCAGTGCCTGCAGCAGCAGGTTTACAGCAACCGCCGTTGTTTCACCCCATCCGCCGCCCAGCTGCCAAGGAGCTCCCTCCATGGCTGTGACAACGAACAGCAGCGGCAAAGCCAGAATGAACCGCAGCGAAGTAACTGTCTCGTATTTCATGGAACCCAGCAGATAACGGCCCATTACTGTAGAACCGCCCCAGAGCGCAGCCGCCCCGAGCGCCATTACACTGCCGATGCTGATGAAGTTGTTCACATGGCCAAAAGGTACCGTCCAGCCAAAGGTCAGCAGATAAGTTCCCGCCAAGGCAACTGCAATTAACACACCGAAGTTTTTGGGAAGGCGTTCTTTAAGAAGAATAGCGGCGAGACCAATGGCAAAGATAGGCTGCAGCTTCTGCAGCAGCAGCACCGCGTTCAGGTCGCCTGTCGCCAGAGCTTTGGTGAACAGGATCGTCGCTACCGCAGATCCCCCCCAGGACACAACCAGAAGCGCAGCGGCATGGCGCATCCGGATACCTTTGAGATCCGCCCGGTTGCGCCACAATACAGGTGCAGCAGCCAGAAACAGCACCACATGCTCCAATAGCACGATCTGCGAAGAAGTCAGCGACTTCAGCAGGATGATGCGGAACAGCGGATCGACACCCCAAAGGGCCGCCCCCAGTACTACCAGCCAGAATCCGCTCCGTAGAGGCGAGGTGCGGACACTTGAGGATGAAGCCGTTACATTGCTCATAAATCATTCTCCTTGTCGATACAAACCCTCGATAAGAGACCAAAAGCCCCCGGACTGCCTTAAAAGGACAGCACTCGGGGGCCATTACCAATAAAGACCATCGGGAAATAACCCTATCGTCCTTATTCTTTGATCCTCTCCCATCCGGACTTTACCGTCGGCTCTGGAATGTCACCAGATCAGTCCTTCCCTCTTCCAAGGAAGAAGAAAGGAGTCGCGGGCTGAGTTCGCTTTGAACATCACCGCCGGTCGGGAATTTCACCCTACCCCGAGAATCTTGTATTCCGTTATATTTTTCACAATCTTAGGATAACTCTGTTTTTTCATTTCGTCCAGTCTTTTACGAAAACTTTCTTTATTTTCATAGGAGACTTTTGTGGAAGAAGTTAGCAGTATATTAAGTTATACTATATAGGACTGCCAACTTTTTACTAAAAACCCAACGAGGAGGCTGCTGTGAAAAGATCTTTTTTGACCAATCTGCTGTACTCTATTCTTGCTGTCATCCCCATCGCCTTTGCCGCATTTATCGGCTCGTTTATTACTGCAGTATTGGGGGGCATGAAATTCTATACTCCGCTCACCCTTATTGTGGCAGGCGGACTGGCGGTGTATGCCGTCATCTCCATCTTTGACCTGATGACCCGGCGGGTCCGCGGCATTATCATGGCCAGCTTTGCAGGTCTGTGCCTGCTCGCAACTGCAGGGTATGAAATCAACAAAGCGTACATTAACAGTATCACTGTCAATGAACAGGAAATATATCTGGGTGACTATACACCATTCGCAGAGAACACCAAAGCGGTGTCACTCGGGCAGACGG
Coding sequences:
- the lysA gene encoding diaminopimelate decarboxylase, translated to MFLHGTSRINDAGHLEIGGCDVTELKAEYGTPLYIMDEQLVRRRCREYMDAFKASGLGFQVAYASKAFSVMAMCRLADEEGLSLDVVSDGELYTALQAGFPAERIHFHGNNKTPDEIEMALDAGIGCFVVDNLVELSLLQAIAASKEVSVNILLRVTPGVEAHAHHAYASTGQTDSKFGFDIGNGSALEAVRLASEQANLVLLGVHSHIGSQIFETEGFQLAVERIAEFTRKVKEDLSVDFPVVNLGGGFGIRYVDGDTPLQVSEYVAAITDAVKTHFAGISDKLPEIWVEPGRSIVGDAGTTLYTVGTNKEIPGVRKYVAVDGGMTDNPRPALYESKYEALLANRATEPNEETVSIAGKCCESGDMLIYDVELPKVQSGDLLAVACTGAYNYSMASNYNRIRRPAVVFVQDGQSDLVVRRESHQDIIANDIVPQRIAKQAALK
- a CDS encoding spore germination protein → MEEDDEPDGRQNKQAQGDSGKEAEAKKQKPENHHKKSRKQAKQDEEKSRASKDPHQKKRDQEYSNSLEESVIYWQGTDKILPSLEKTRGTLTEVMGLGSSFDIVFREMSFGGQKLALLCISGFAKDTIIDEILKRLSYLTPDNVSGDVLATFMTEYIPHLQVEKGELLSEAVNKVLTGMSVFFIEGESQVIIMDTRSYPSRSPDEPSIERVVRGARDGFTETLLSNVALVRRRVRDPGLKYEMHQVGRRTRTDVCVAYIDDIVDKAQVKAVTDKIKSIDMDGIPLSDKQLEEALVGAGWNPYPMVRYSERPDVVASHLLEGRVVVFVDTSPSVMVLPTTFFDLCQHAEENRQTPFMGTYLRWVRFIGIFASLFILPLWMLMVIHPELKPAMLEFIGPQKSAKIPILAQFLIVELGVDLLRMAAVHTPTPLGSAMGLIAAILIGDIAVQTGLFVNEVVLYMAVASIGMFATPSYELGLANRIVRLVLLLAVAAFQVQGLVIGTTLLIILLTTHRSYNSSYLWPFIPFNAKAMGAIILRQPVLSSKTRPSFNKTRDNTRMRPVGDKEKQP
- a CDS encoding stage V sporulation protein AB, whose amino-acid sequence is MTAPVTLGIHLLLGIAGGIAVGGGVIALFIVLDIVPRLAQLTSSYNKVHWYEGAMVGGSLIGTVSDFWNWSITSGPLVELGVGLLDGIFIGMLAAALTEVLNVLPILAKRLYMTHYMFGLLMAMVCGKVAGSLFDWFVYQR
- a CDS encoding stage V sporulation protein AA, translated to MNTHSAPAVYIQLKNRIMVPKGKGVTLRDVAYIITVPEWTERLYSILLLQPEHRDGNLILVDLLMIIPRIHEFLPGADIQLIGEGRTIVQVESAADVRKPSIALFVLVWLLLFFGSALTIMNFHADVSMQEVHIRIVEMLTGRRDEHPYVFQIAYSLGIGFGMVIFFNHLFKKKWNEEPTPLEVEMFLYQKNIDHYVVHEEYSKMNLSGEKPPSAGGGGT
- a CDS encoding DMT family transporter; the protein is MSNVTASSSSVRTSPLRSGFWLVVLGAALWGVDPLFRIILLKSLTSSQIVLLEHVVLFLAAAPVLWRNRADLKGIRMRHAAALLVVSWGGSAVATILFTKALATGDLNAVLLLQKLQPIFAIGLAAILLKERLPKNFGVLIAVALAGTYLLTFGWTVPFGHVNNFISIGSVMALGAAALWGGSTVMGRYLLGSMKYETVTSLRFILALPLLFVVTAMEGAPWQLGGGWGETTAVAVNLLLQALLPGLLSMLLYYKGLNTTKASFATLAELSFPMTGIIINWIVYQQLVTLPQLAGFALIWTALFFISNQQSRETAKL